The Halomonas sp. HAL1 genome segment CAATAACGAGCGCCCTCATATGGGGCTTAGCCTGGATTTCTCACAGGGATAAAAGAAAGCGGCTGAAAGTGTTAACGTTTCAGGGCCTTACACCAAAAACCAACACCAACAGCCGCTTCCAAAATGGTACCTGAAAAAGTGACCTTCTCGCCACTCTCACGCCGGCAAATTGAAGCCGATTTTTCCGGCGGTCACCTCACCTCCGATGCCGGACTGCTCCTGCTACGGGAAGTCGATAAACAACATCGTCTGACGCACCGCTTGGCTTCAGTGATTCATGATCCACGGGCACCGGAACAGGTTCGTCACAAGCTCGACACCCTGGTTCGTCAGCGGGTGTTCGGTGTCACCGCGGGCTACGAAGATTTCAACGACCATGAAGCTCTGCGCTATGACCAGCTGCTCCAGACAGCGCTAGGTGAAGATAATGCTCTGGCAGGCAAGTCTACGCTGTGCCGGATAGAGCAGAACGCCGATCGACAAGCGATGGTGAAGGCCCATGAGTTGCTGTGGCACCACTTCATTGAACAGCATGACGCCCCCCCGAAGGAGATTGTGCTGGACTTTGATGGCACCGATATCCCTGTGCACGGTGAGCAACCCGGGAAGTTCTTTAACCGCTATTACGATCACCACTGCTACTTCCCACTGTATGTCTTCTGTGGCCGCCATCTGCTAGTGAGCTATTTGCGCACCAGTGACCACAGCGACAGCCATCACAGCTGGGCCATCCTGGCGTTACTGGTGCGCTTTATCCGCCAGTACTGGCCCGATACACGCATCGTGTTACGGGGGGATAGCCACTTTTGTCGCTCCCAGATGCTGAACTGGTGTGATCGGCATCATATCGACTACATCGTGGGCATCGGCAAGAACAGTCGGCTGCTCAAGGAGGTGGACGTCCCCATGATGCTGGTGCGCAAGACCCAGTGGGAGATGGGAGGTAAAGTGGCAAGACGTTCCGCTTCCAATATCAAGCACACTCCTGGAAGTATCCGCGCTGGGTGGTGGCCCGTCTGGAAGAAGGTGAACTGGGCTCTAATCCCCGGTTTATCATTAGTTCCCGTTATGACGACGGCTTCAAGCTCTACTAAGAGCAGTACTGCGCTCGGGGCGACATGGAGAACCGGATTAAGGATCAACAACTGAGCCTGTTTGCTGATCGTACCTCCGGCACGCACTGGTGGGCCAATCAGTGGCGGCTGATCTTGTCGGGCTTTGCCTATACGCTGTTCGAACGTTTACGAGCACACCTGAAAAAGACCCCCTTCGCGCGCATGAGCCCAAGCAACCTACGGCTAAAGCTCATCAAGGTGGGCGCGGTCATCATCCGCAACACGCGCCGAATCCGGGTGTTGATGAGTGACAGCTACCCCTATAAAACGGAACTATCCGATCTCATCAGACGGTTGGTGCCGAACTGAATGCGCGGGCGCCCCCGGCCCGACGCAATGGGGGAAAGGGGGAGGTGTGTTTGAACGAAGGAAAGAGGCTAAAAATTAAACCTTACCAATAGGCTTGTAGTGGTATGACGGCCTGGAGGTGGTACTGGCTGAGGTGCTATGAGAAATCCGGGTTAGAGGGATTACTCCTCAACATAAACTGGCCGCGGTGGCCTGGAGCCTACTTTTGAACCCCTATAAAATGGAGGGATTACCCGGTAACGCTGGTAAAAAATGTCAAAGATTGGCACCGTAATTTGGGGCATAGCGGCCTCCAATCAAATGCCTTAGCTATAGCGAGCTCTTCTTTATGGCTCAACTCCGAACAAATCTCGACTTGAGATTGCCGTGTAAGGCAGCACCAGAGGCGCCGCTTTACACTAATTGAGCTATAATTCGCGGGCTAATGAAAAAAGTGCATTACCACATAAGCTCCTCCATAGCCATTTATCATTTCTATCTTCTGCCGGGTAAAGCGAAGCTTTCAAGGTACTCAAGGAGTAGTGGCTTGTTTAGATTGACTTTTAACACCATCTCTCATTGTGATATCTCCGATGAGGCCAATAATCAGCCACATGCACTTACTGACTCCGTTATTCTATCGATGGAAAGTGAGTTTAAGGCTAAAAACATCCATACCCGGCCAAACTCCAGACCTGCTGAGATGACTCCATGAATGTCTCGCCACGGGTCATCCTCCTGCTTGCCCTGGCCGGCTTCGCCAGCATGGCCTCAATGCGGGTCACCGACGCTATGCTGCCGGCGCTCTCCACCTCTTTCGATCGGCCAGTGGCCGACGTGGCTCAGAACATCACCGTCTTCGCCATCGCCTACGGCCTGATGCAACTGATCTACGGACCGCTGGGCGATCGCCACGGTGCGCTACGTGTCATCGGACTGGCGAGCTTGGCCTGCGCGCTGGGCACCCTGGGGGCGGCGTTCGCCGAGTCGCTGTCGTCCCTCTTGCTTTTCAGAGTGTTCGGCGGCGCTACCGCTGCGGCCATCATTCCGCTCTCCATGGCCTGGGTGGGCGACAATGTGCCCTACAAGACACGCCAGGTTACTCTGGTGCACATGCTTTCAGGCACGGTACTGGGGCTAACTTGCGGCCAACTGGCTGGGGGTATCTTAGCTGACACCCTTGGCTGGCAGTCGGCCTTCTTACTGCTTACAGGCCTGTTCCTGGTGTCCGGCTCCTTGCTGCTCGCCGCCCTGCACCGTTGGCCGGAATTGGCAGTGCGCAGCAAAGGGGAGCACATAGCCTTTCCGGTACGGCTCGCCAGCATTCTGAGGATCGCCAGAGCCCGCGACATCCTTGTGCTAGTCTTTCTCGAGGGAATCGCCACCTTCGGAGCGCTAGCCTTCACCGCCAGCCACCTCCATACTCGCCTCGGCACATCACTGACCCTAGCCGGGATAACGATCGCCCTTTTTGGAATCGGCGGTCTATGCTTCGCAGCCTTGGCCCGTCGGATAGTCGCCCTTCTGGGCGAGGCAGGCCTGGCCACTGCTGGGGGGGGGCTGATGGGTCTGGGTTTCATCGGCCTAGCCCTAGCCCCACTGACAGGGCTGGCCATGGCTGCAGCCTTCTGCGCCGGTCTGGGCTTTTATATGATGCATAGCACTTTGCAGACCAACGCCACTCAAATGGCGCCGGCTGCCCGTGGTACTGCCATGGCAGTGTTCGCCGGCTGCCTATTCCTTGGCCAGTCAGTGGGAGTCGGGCTCGGCGGGTTGTTGCTACCCATTGCTGGCAGCGCGGGAGTGCTGGTTATTGCTGGTGTGTGGCTTGCCGCTTTGGGTCTGTTATTTGGCCATCGGCTGCGTCAATGGCGCCATGCTGAGCACGAGTCCTCCACGATACCATCGGTGTAACAGTATCACGGAACCGCCGCCACAAAAGATGCATTCAAACCCAAGTCGGGGCAGCTGGAGACACTTCTACGAACTTGCTCTGGGCATGCATGATCTCAGCAACCCATGCGGGTAATACCGTTGACACGACACTCCTGATCATAATCGACATAGCCATCGGCTTGCAGGATGCCCCTGAAGTCGCCGAGCAGAGACACGAGCACACCGTCACTGCCTAGTGGGTCAAATGCAAAGAGTACGGACGGTTGTTTGAGCTGACCATCTTAGGTGGCCCACTTTTATTTATCTATTCATCCGATTGCGGCGTATTGATGTAAGTACCTGAAGCCAAGTTTCATCGGCCTGAAGATTATCGCTGCAGTTCTGCACTTCCCGTATTAAAGTGGTCAAGGATTTGAGCAAGTTGTCCAGGCGGATGATTCAATTTTCCATCTAGGTGCGGCTCCTCGTGTGAATCAAATGCCTGACCATCCCTACTTGTCGATACAGCAGTAATCCGTCAGCATATTTGGAAGTGATGAGGTAGGTAGTAGCGATGTGGACATGGTTCATTTGTCTAACCAGAGAACCCAACGGGACATGGGACTACCATGCCTCCTTCGGCTTGTTCAAACTTCGTTTTTTCCTGATATCATTCAGGGTCTTTAAGCTGTGCAGGGATAAAGCAGCCATACTCTTTTGGCGCCAACAGGTAAATTGGTGATAGGTCAGTGACTGCTATTGGCAAAAGACCATGCTGGCTAGGCCTGACGCCTGTCACTCAGTGATTTAGTGCTACTAAGTGCTACTAGTAGGTTTTAGGTTATTGCTGGGTCATGGCAGCTCCCTCACATTGATAATGATGGTGCCATTGTGAAAAGATCCGAACAGTAGCGATAGTGTCTATCTAAGGGGGGTTACGATACAAACACCGACCACAAGTAACCTGATACTGTATTTGTGGCCGGTTAGGTGCGATGACACTCAGTTAAATAACTGTCGATGCCAGAGGTGTTACAGGCGCTGGTGAGATACTAAATACAGTTTTCAACGATGATATCGACCAGTAGTTTAGCAAAACCCATGGCCCCGATGAGTATCCTGTCATAGAGCATCCACTACGGGCAGAGTCATTTTTCGTTTTACCGCCTCTCGCCCCCACCTTATTAAGCGCTTGTAAATAAATGGGCTTTTCTATTTCAGCATTGCATGAGGGATCCACATCGCGATCTGCGGGTACATCGCCACAAGGATCAAAACGAAGATCTGGATTGCCACGAAAGGAATGATACCTTTGTAGATTTCTGAAAGCCTCACCTCAGGCGGGGCTACTGCCTTCAGGTAAAATAGTGACGGCCCCATCGGTGGTGTCATGAAAGAGGTTTGCAGATTGATGGCCAGCATGATGGCGAACCAGTACGCCAGATCGGCCCGCGCAATATGATCTCCGAAATCCAGGCTTAGGATAATAGGCGCGAACACAGGCAGGACGATCAGCGTGATCTCGATCCAGTCAAAGAAGAACCCGAGAATGAAGACCAGAGCCAATACCATAATCAACAAATGCCAAGGGGTCAGATCCATTGCGGTCACGACATCAGTTATCAAGTGCTCTCCACCCAGAAGTCGGAATGTCAAGGCGAAGGCCGTTGCTGCAATAATGATCATGAAGATCATACCCGTCGTCAGCGAAGCTGCCCGGGTTGCATGAAGAGTCGTGGACCACCAGCCACGATTCTCAGCGGCAAAGCGTGCAAGCGGACCTCCACGCACTTCGTTGGCCGTCGCCCCCTCAATTGCAAATCGTGTGTAGCTGAGCAACG includes the following:
- a CDS encoding MFS transporter → MNVSPRVILLLALAGFASMASMRVTDAMLPALSTSFDRPVADVAQNITVFAIAYGLMQLIYGPLGDRHGALRVIGLASLACALGTLGAAFAESLSSLLLFRVFGGATAAAIIPLSMAWVGDNVPYKTRQVTLVHMLSGTVLGLTCGQLAGGILADTLGWQSAFLLLTGLFLVSGSLLLAALHRWPELAVRSKGEHIAFPVRLASILRIARARDILVLVFLEGIATFGALAFTASHLHTRLGTSLTLAGITIALFGIGGLCFAALARRIVALLGEAGLATAGGGLMGLGFIGLALAPLTGLAMAAAFCAGLGFYMMHSTLQTNATQMAPAARGTAMAVFAGCLFLGQSVGVGLGGLLLPIAGSAGVLVIAGVWLAALGLLFGHRLRQWRHAEHESSTIPSV